A window of Hymenobacter aerilatus contains these coding sequences:
- a CDS encoding UDP-2,3-diacylglucosamine diphosphatase — protein MSKATPRRRLDVVVISDVHLGTYGCHATELLRYLRSVRPKVLVLNGDIVDIWQFSKNYWPPAHMRVVRHLTGLLAKGTRIHYLTGNHDELLRRFAGTRLGALSIANKVVLDLPHGKTWLFHGDVFDVTMRHARWLARLGAHGYDTLILLNRLVNFLLAKVGRPRVALSKAVKNRVKGAVSLMGDFEQTAATIAADAGYRYVACGHIHQPTIKPIPTEGGEVVYLNSGDWVENLTALEYTTDTGWQLYHYATDPLMQLPALPDPDDLDTDDTRLTSLLAEFNIPQG, from the coding sequence ATGAGCAAGGCCACGCCCCGCCGCCGACTCGATGTAGTCGTTATTTCTGATGTGCACCTGGGCACCTACGGCTGCCACGCCACCGAGCTGCTGCGCTATCTGCGCAGCGTGCGGCCCAAGGTGCTGGTACTCAATGGCGACATTGTCGACATCTGGCAATTCAGCAAAAACTACTGGCCTCCGGCGCACATGCGCGTGGTGCGCCACCTGACGGGCTTGCTGGCCAAGGGCACCCGCATTCACTACCTCACCGGCAACCACGACGAGCTGCTGCGCCGCTTTGCCGGCACTCGCCTCGGGGCGCTTTCCATTGCGAATAAGGTGGTGCTGGATCTGCCCCACGGAAAAACCTGGCTGTTTCACGGCGACGTGTTCGACGTGACCATGCGCCACGCCCGCTGGCTGGCGCGGCTGGGCGCCCACGGCTACGACACGCTGATTTTGCTGAATCGTCTGGTCAATTTTCTGCTGGCGAAGGTAGGGCGGCCGCGGGTGGCCTTGTCGAAGGCGGTGAAAAACCGGGTGAAGGGCGCTGTGAGCCTAATGGGCGACTTTGAGCAAACCGCCGCCACCATTGCCGCCGATGCGGGTTACCGTTACGTGGCCTGCGGGCATATTCATCAGCCTACTATCAAGCCCATACCGACGGAGGGCGGCGAGGTAGTGTATCTCAACTCCGGCGACTGGGTGGAGAATTTGACGGCGCTGGAATACACCACCGACACCGGTTGGCAGCTCTACCACTACGCCACCGACCCCCTTATGCAACTCCCGGCCCTCCCCGACCCCGATGACCTCGACACAGACGACACTCGGCTTACGAGCCTACTGGCTGAATTCAATATTCCTCAGGGGTAG
- a CDS encoding glycosyltransferase family protein, producing the protein MPRILYAIQGTGNGHLSRSLDIVPLLQERASHLDVLVSGPATDISLPFPVQYRCHGMGFIFGKKGGINFAKTFWQLNSAAFVREIRSLPLDKYDLIISDFEPVSAWACRLHHRPCVALSHQSAVLHPAAPRPKRPDPVGRAVLRHYAPATAHYGFHFAAYAPGIHTPVIRRQVRELVPEQREHYTVYLPAFEEELLVTRLRYLSRTVRWEVFSKHSTREAEYGNVRVRPVSGAAFTNSMAQSAGVLCGAGFETPAEALYLGKKLLVVPMKNQYEQACNAAALAKMGVPVVKNLKDKHLDALDHWLLQGRAIPVHYPDETGHILDTLLQEHAPVSTPTIFI; encoded by the coding sequence ATGCCCCGCATTCTTTACGCTATCCAGGGAACCGGCAATGGTCATTTGAGTCGTTCCCTGGATATCGTGCCCCTGTTGCAAGAACGCGCCAGCCACCTCGATGTGCTGGTAAGCGGACCTGCCACCGATATTTCCCTACCCTTCCCGGTGCAGTACCGCTGCCACGGCATGGGCTTCATCTTCGGCAAAAAAGGCGGTATCAACTTCGCCAAAACATTCTGGCAGCTGAACTCAGCGGCCTTCGTGCGCGAAATACGCTCGCTGCCGCTGGATAAGTACGATTTGATTATCAGCGACTTCGAGCCGGTCTCGGCGTGGGCGTGCCGGCTGCACCACCGGCCATGCGTGGCCCTGAGTCACCAGAGTGCCGTGTTGCACCCCGCCGCGCCCCGCCCCAAGCGCCCCGATCCGGTGGGTAGGGCGGTGCTGCGGCACTACGCGCCCGCTACGGCGCACTATGGCTTTCATTTTGCGGCGTATGCACCCGGCATTCACACGCCCGTTATCCGGCGGCAGGTGCGGGAGCTGGTGCCCGAGCAACGCGAGCACTACACAGTGTACCTGCCTGCTTTCGAGGAAGAATTGTTGGTAACCAGGTTGCGCTACCTGAGCCGGACGGTACGTTGGGAGGTGTTTTCGAAACACAGCACCCGCGAGGCCGAGTACGGCAACGTACGCGTGCGCCCCGTGAGCGGCGCGGCTTTCACCAACAGCATGGCGCAAAGCGCAGGTGTGCTCTGCGGCGCCGGCTTCGAAACGCCTGCCGAGGCCTTGTACCTGGGGAAGAAGCTGCTGGTGGTGCCCATGAAAAACCAGTACGAGCAAGCCTGCAACGCCGCCGCGCTGGCGAAGATGGGCGTACCCGTCGTCAAAAACCTGAAGGACAAGCACCTCGACGCGCTCGACCACTGGCTGCTCCAGGGCCGCGCCATACCCGTGCACTACCCAGACGAAACTGGCCACATTCTGGATACCTTGCTCCAGGAGCACGCGCCCGTGTCTACGCCCACTATCTTTATTTAA
- a CDS encoding GH1 family beta-glucosidase — protein MSTLPAAFFPPTAPPLYSRPDFGPDFQWGVSTAAYQIEGSWNAEDKGWSIWDAFVRGRRAIKGRETADVACDFYQRWPTDLDIMQQLGIPNFRFSAAWSRVLPAGTGPVNPKGLDFYDRLVDGCLARGIVPWLTVYHWDLPLALQQQGGWTNRAVVGWLADYAQVLARRLGDRVQHWMVLNEPMVFTGAGHLLGIHAPGRRSLGAFLAATHHATLAQAEGGRALRAALPASAHIGTTFSCSYLTPWRPGLPRDERATRRADAILNRLFVEPTLGLGYPTAEAPLLNRLERYMQPGDENRLPFAFDFWGVQNYTREVVRHSPYVPLLWANLVGAARRGVPYTQMGWEVFPESLYHMLRQFSAYPQAPRLLVTENGAAFPDIVTSDKQVHDVARQAYLQACIGQMLRARREGVPVEGYFAWSFTDNFEWAEGYEPRFGLVHIDYATQQRTIKDSGWWYQQLLAGETISTMPLFSSAAEQPSVC, from the coding sequence ATGAGTACCCTACCTGCCGCCTTCTTTCCGCCTACTGCCCCGCCACTCTACTCTCGCCCCGACTTTGGACCGGATTTTCAGTGGGGTGTGTCGACGGCGGCCTACCAGATAGAAGGCAGCTGGAATGCCGAGGACAAGGGTTGGAGCATTTGGGACGCGTTTGTGCGTGGCCGCCGCGCCATCAAAGGCCGCGAAACCGCTGATGTAGCCTGTGATTTCTACCAGCGCTGGCCCACGGACCTGGACATCATGCAGCAGTTGGGTATTCCCAATTTTCGCTTCTCAGCGGCGTGGTCGCGGGTGCTGCCAGCAGGTACTGGTCCCGTAAACCCGAAAGGCCTAGACTTCTACGACCGGCTGGTGGATGGCTGCTTGGCCCGCGGCATCGTGCCCTGGCTCACGGTGTATCACTGGGATTTGCCGCTGGCCTTGCAGCAGCAGGGCGGCTGGACCAACCGCGCCGTAGTCGGCTGGCTAGCCGACTACGCGCAAGTGCTAGCCCGCCGCCTCGGCGACCGGGTGCAGCATTGGATGGTGCTCAACGAGCCCATGGTATTTACCGGGGCGGGGCATTTGTTGGGCATTCATGCACCGGGCCGTCGCAGCTTGGGCGCGTTTTTGGCCGCTACCCATCACGCCACGTTGGCGCAGGCCGAAGGGGGCCGGGCACTGCGAGCGGCCCTACCCGCTTCCGCCCACATTGGCACTACCTTCTCGTGCTCCTATCTCACGCCCTGGCGGCCAGGCCTACCCCGCGACGAGCGCGCTACCCGCCGCGCCGACGCCATCCTGAACCGCCTGTTCGTGGAGCCTACCCTGGGCCTGGGCTACCCCACCGCCGAGGCGCCCTTGCTCAACCGCTTGGAACGTTACATGCAGCCCGGCGACGAGAACCGCCTACCCTTTGCGTTCGACTTCTGGGGAGTGCAGAATTACACGCGGGAGGTAGTCCGCCATTCGCCCTACGTGCCGCTGCTGTGGGCCAACCTGGTAGGCGCCGCCCGGCGCGGGGTGCCCTACACCCAAATGGGCTGGGAGGTATTCCCCGAGAGCCTCTACCACATGCTCCGGCAGTTTAGCGCATATCCGCAGGCCCCGCGTCTCCTGGTCACCGAAAACGGCGCGGCCTTCCCCGATATAGTCACTTCTGATAAGCAAGTGCACGACGTAGCTCGCCAGGCCTACCTGCAAGCCTGCATTGGACAGATGTTGCGGGCACGGCGCGAAGGCGTGCCCGTGGAGGGCTACTTCGCGTGGTCTTTCACCGACAACTTTGAGTGGGCCGAAGGCTACGAGCCGCGCTTCGGGTTGGTGCACATCGACTATGCCACCCAGCAGCGCACTATAAAAGACTCAGGCTGGTGGTACCAGCAACTGCTAGCGGGCGAAACGATCAGCACTATGCCCCTCTTCAGTAGCGCCGCGGAGCAGCCATCTGTTTGCTGA
- a CDS encoding RagB/SusD family nutrient uptake outer membrane protein — translation MSFSTYTPRPTRFLPLAGALAALLLSAGCTDLNAPIESEYTPDNFLTTPEQFIAASGPVYSQMRGEVAKAYWNLQELSTDEAVIVARNGNYYDGARYQQLSLHTWNPQNEFVRAAWDWGFSGISTCNRTLALFQNTADGDFKTQFTAELRTMRALYYYQMMDLYGNIPLVPEFGSTEQPTNATRQQVFAYIESELKAALPNLSATVSAQTYGRPTQSTAQALLAKLYLNAEVYIGQPRYTEAITACNAIIKGRKHSLAANYMDVFAVENGPQVAEIIFAVPFDANLAQGNMMSRFALHQQMRDKFGLLFTPSNASLTWPEFYALYKEPTDTRNQQWLAGKQYLSDGRTPVLIATTKKGLDSRYTGADGNAAISYHLELSDRLTFRDGAKFDVGNDELGKAQGTRNIKYYPDKSSTSRDQGNDLVLFRYADVLLMKAEAILRGGQDPDGATAKDLVNQIRTRAQVPALTTVDLSSLFEERSREMAWEGWRRNDLIRFGKWESVWGQGMKTNADTYRRIYPIPTTELTLNGQLKQNPGY, via the coding sequence ATGTCTTTCTCTACTTATACACCACGCCCTACCCGTTTCCTACCCCTCGCTGGCGCCCTCGCGGCCTTGCTGCTCTCGGCCGGCTGCACCGACCTCAATGCGCCCATTGAGTCGGAGTACACGCCCGACAACTTCCTCACCACGCCCGAGCAGTTTATTGCCGCCTCGGGGCCGGTATACAGCCAGATGCGCGGCGAAGTGGCCAAGGCCTACTGGAACCTGCAGGAACTCAGCACCGACGAGGCCGTGATTGTGGCCCGCAACGGCAACTACTACGACGGCGCCCGCTACCAGCAGCTCAGCCTGCACACCTGGAACCCGCAAAACGAGTTCGTTCGCGCCGCCTGGGACTGGGGGTTCAGTGGCATCAGCACCTGCAACCGCACGCTGGCCTTGTTCCAAAATACGGCCGATGGGGATTTCAAAACACAGTTTACGGCCGAGCTGCGCACCATGCGCGCCCTGTACTACTACCAGATGATGGACTTGTACGGCAACATTCCGCTGGTGCCGGAGTTTGGCAGCACCGAGCAACCGACGAATGCCACCCGTCAGCAGGTATTTGCCTACATCGAAAGCGAGCTGAAGGCGGCCCTACCCAACCTGTCGGCCACCGTGTCGGCCCAGACCTATGGGCGCCCTACCCAGAGCACGGCCCAGGCTCTGCTGGCTAAGCTCTACCTCAATGCCGAGGTGTATATTGGGCAGCCGCGCTACACCGAGGCCATTACGGCGTGCAACGCCATCATCAAGGGTAGGAAGCATAGCTTGGCTGCCAACTACATGGATGTGTTTGCGGTGGAAAATGGTCCGCAAGTAGCGGAAATCATCTTTGCTGTGCCCTTCGATGCCAACTTGGCCCAGGGTAACATGATGTCGCGTTTTGCCTTACATCAGCAGATGCGCGACAAGTTCGGTTTGCTCTTCACGCCCAGCAACGCCAGCCTGACCTGGCCCGAGTTTTACGCCCTCTACAAAGAGCCCACCGACACCCGCAACCAGCAGTGGTTGGCCGGCAAGCAGTACCTCAGCGACGGCCGCACACCCGTGCTGATTGCCACCACCAAGAAAGGCCTCGACTCGCGCTACACCGGCGCCGATGGCAACGCCGCTATCAGCTACCACTTGGAGCTGTCGGACCGCCTCACGTTCCGTGATGGGGCCAAGTTCGACGTCGGCAACGACGAGCTAGGCAAAGCCCAGGGTACGCGCAACATCAAGTACTACCCCGACAAGTCCTCTACCTCCCGGGACCAGGGCAACGACCTCGTGCTGTTCCGTTACGCCGACGTGCTCTTGATGAAAGCTGAAGCCATCCTGCGCGGCGGCCAGGACCCCGACGGCGCCACGGCCAAGGACTTGGTAAACCAAATCCGCACCCGTGCTCAAGTGCCTGCCCTCACCACGGTTGATCTGTCGAGCCTTTTTGAGGAACGCAGCCGCGAAATGGCCTGGGAAGGCTGGCGCCGCAACGACCTAATTCGCTTTGGTAAGTGGGAATCGGTGTGGGGCCAGGGCATGAAAACCAACGCCGACACGTACCGCCGCATCTACCCCATTCCTACCACTGAGTTGACGCTGAATGGTCAGTTGAAGCAAAATCCTGGCTACTAA
- a CDS encoding SusC/RagA family TonB-linked outer membrane protein, whose translation MLHLDFLTYCRQRGRRLLLTGALLGATTTLPHLGFAQKANAEVAYFAVPAGSLATALQRLQRETGVNIVYETRDVQQARVEAAEFRAAKVGDIIRQMTRRTPLHLEETQGVIILKPDTTPKAPATPSKTAREVKGKITDARSGAALPGVTVLAKGTTTGTVTDAEGRYALVVPEEATTLVFSFMGYVAKEVTVGDQTSIDVTLAEDNKVLNDVVVIGYGSAKKGEVTSSITNVDPREFNRGVVATPDQVLQGKVAGLNITRSGDPNATPSVVLRGASSLRTGQAQEPFYVIDGVPAASINLVAPDDIVSIDVLKDASATAIYGARAANGVIIITTRRQKPSAAVSYSGYVGVEQVSNTIDMLSGDQLRGYLEANGKSLSPADNDEGTNTNWQKEVMRTGISHNHTISYGGGSEKSAFNASVNYFKRQGVMKTSDSERIIGKINLDQKTLKDKLQLRFTLTNSLLKQNLISDLVYRNMFNHLPTTNIQNPDGTYKENLTRTQYYNPVALLNQNSEERKINTLLGNASAQLTILPKLTNTLSLSMQNESVKGGAYQSRESPVPNANNVTGLAAKGLARRYSLENTRKILENYLTYNPLNNATHDLKLLVGYSWQEDKNGDGFQTDTRGFVSDQLGYNNLGLGNPNGVTPNYDAAIAGYSLGISTLRLISLYSRVNYGLKDRYFLQVSVRRDGSSAFGVNNRWGTFPAASLAWNIAREDFMAGQSKLNELKLRVGYGITGNSLGFDPLIATQRYSSVGTFYYNGSFIKAIGPTQNPNPDLKWESTAMLNVGLDFGVLNNRLSGTVEYYDKRTSDLIWNYPVSTTQYFVNTLYANVGEISNRGLELTLNATPVQTADFQWNVSGNLAHNVNKVEKLANDQFRLDQVYTAYPGGSGQSGISTQVVKTGYPIGQFFLPEYAGRDEAGLSLFYKADGTTTGSPTLADYRYQGNAQPTLLYGVSNTVSWKGLDLNFFLRGVTGNKILNATLANQNIPAQSTANNLPVFSLNEPYNDNRANYYSDRYLESGAYLRLDNVTMGYNLPIKNEYVKRARVYLTSQNLFTITKYRGIDPEMNLGGLTPGLDNNNFYPKTRSYVLGVNLEF comes from the coding sequence ATGCTACATCTCGACTTCTTGACGTACTGCCGACAGCGCGGCCGCCGGCTACTGCTCACGGGCGCCCTGTTGGGGGCTACTACCACGCTTCCCCACTTGGGGTTTGCCCAGAAAGCCAACGCCGAAGTGGCCTATTTCGCCGTGCCGGCGGGGTCGTTGGCCACGGCGTTGCAGCGCCTCCAGCGCGAAACCGGCGTCAACATTGTATATGAAACCCGCGACGTGCAGCAGGCCCGCGTGGAAGCGGCCGAGTTTCGGGCGGCTAAGGTAGGCGACATCATCCGCCAGATGACGCGCCGCACGCCCCTGCACCTGGAGGAAACGCAGGGCGTCATCATCCTGAAACCCGACACTACCCCAAAAGCACCGGCCACCCCAAGCAAAACGGCGCGCGAGGTGAAAGGCAAAATCACGGATGCCCGTTCGGGCGCGGCCCTACCCGGCGTAACGGTGCTGGCCAAGGGCACCACCACTGGCACCGTGACGGATGCTGAAGGCCGCTACGCCTTAGTAGTGCCCGAGGAAGCCACGACGCTGGTGTTCTCCTTTATGGGCTACGTGGCCAAAGAGGTGACAGTAGGTGACCAAACCAGCATCGATGTAACGCTGGCTGAGGACAACAAGGTGCTCAACGATGTGGTGGTGATTGGCTACGGTTCGGCCAAAAAGGGCGAGGTGACCAGCTCCATCACCAACGTCGACCCGCGCGAGTTCAACCGCGGCGTGGTGGCTACTCCCGACCAAGTGCTGCAAGGCAAAGTGGCCGGCCTGAACATCACCCGTAGCGGCGACCCCAACGCGACGCCCTCGGTGGTGCTGCGCGGGGCGTCGTCGTTGCGCACGGGGCAGGCGCAAGAGCCGTTTTACGTGATTGACGGCGTGCCGGCGGCCTCTATTAACCTGGTAGCGCCCGACGATATTGTGAGTATTGATGTCTTGAAAGATGCCTCGGCCACGGCTATTTATGGGGCGCGGGCGGCCAACGGCGTTATCATCATCACTACGCGGCGGCAGAAGCCCAGCGCGGCCGTGTCGTATAGCGGCTACGTGGGTGTGGAGCAGGTGTCGAACACTATTGACATGCTCTCGGGCGACCAGCTGCGCGGCTACCTGGAGGCCAACGGCAAGAGCCTCAGCCCCGCCGACAACGACGAGGGCACCAACACCAACTGGCAGAAGGAAGTGATGCGCACCGGCATCAGCCACAACCACACCATTAGCTACGGAGGTGGCTCCGAGAAGTCGGCGTTCAACGCCAGCGTCAATTACTTCAAGCGCCAGGGCGTGATGAAGACGTCGGACAGCGAGCGGATCATCGGCAAGATCAACCTCGATCAGAAGACGCTGAAGGACAAGCTGCAACTGCGCTTCACGCTGACCAACTCCTTGCTCAAGCAGAACCTGATTTCGGACTTGGTGTACCGCAACATGTTCAACCATTTGCCTACCACCAATATCCAAAACCCCGACGGCACCTACAAGGAGAACCTGACCCGCACGCAGTACTACAACCCAGTAGCGCTGCTGAACCAGAACAGTGAGGAGCGCAAAATCAATACCCTGCTTGGCAACGCCAGCGCCCAGCTCACCATCCTACCCAAGCTCACCAACACGCTCAGCCTAAGCATGCAAAATGAGTCGGTGAAGGGTGGGGCCTACCAAAGCCGGGAGTCGCCGGTGCCGAACGCCAACAACGTGACCGGCCTGGCCGCCAAGGGCCTCGCCCGGCGCTACAGCCTGGAAAACACGCGTAAGATTCTAGAAAACTACCTGACTTATAACCCGCTCAACAACGCCACGCACGACCTGAAACTGCTGGTGGGCTACTCGTGGCAGGAAGACAAAAACGGCGACGGTTTCCAGACGGATACCCGCGGCTTTGTATCGGACCAGTTGGGCTACAATAACTTGGGCCTGGGCAACCCCAACGGCGTGACGCCCAACTACGACGCGGCCATTGCCGGCTACAGTTTGGGCATCTCTACCCTGCGCTTGATTTCGTTGTACTCCCGCGTGAATTATGGCCTCAAGGACCGTTACTTTTTGCAAGTGTCGGTGCGGCGCGATGGGTCGTCGGCATTTGGGGTGAACAACCGCTGGGGCACGTTTCCGGCGGCCTCGCTGGCCTGGAACATCGCCCGCGAAGACTTCATGGCGGGTCAAAGCAAGCTCAATGAGCTGAAGCTGCGCGTGGGCTACGGCATCACGGGCAACTCCCTGGGCTTCGACCCGCTGATTGCCACACAGCGCTACAGCAGCGTGGGGACGTTCTACTATAATGGCAGCTTCATCAAAGCCATCGGCCCGACGCAAAACCCCAACCCGGATTTGAAGTGGGAATCGACGGCCATGCTGAACGTGGGCCTGGATTTCGGGGTGTTGAACAACCGGCTCAGCGGCACGGTGGAATACTACGACAAGCGCACCTCCGACCTGATCTGGAATTACCCGGTATCGACGACGCAGTACTTTGTGAACACGCTCTACGCCAACGTGGGCGAAATCAGCAACCGCGGCCTGGAGCTAACCTTGAACGCAACGCCGGTACAAACTGCTGATTTTCAGTGGAACGTGAGTGGCAACTTGGCCCACAACGTGAACAAGGTAGAGAAGCTCGCCAACGACCAGTTCCGCCTTGACCAAGTGTATACCGCCTACCCCGGCGGCTCGGGGCAGAGCGGCATTTCTACGCAGGTAGTGAAAACGGGCTACCCCATTGGGCAGTTCTTTCTGCCGGAGTACGCAGGGCGCGACGAAGCAGGTCTGTCGCTGTTCTATAAAGCCGACGGCACTACCACCGGTTCGCCTACCCTCGCCGACTACCGCTACCAGGGCAATGCCCAACCTACCCTGCTTTACGGGGTGAGCAACACGGTGAGCTGGAAAGGGCTGGACCTCAACTTCTTCCTGCGGGGCGTGACGGGTAATAAAATTCTGAACGCGACGCTGGCCAACCAGAACATCCCGGCTCAATCGACGGCCAACAACCTGCCCGTCTTCTCCCTGAATGAGCCCTACAACGACAACCGCGCCAACTACTACTCCGACCGCTACCTGGAAAGCGGCGCCTACCTACGCCTCGACAACGTGACGATGGGCTACAATCTGCCCATCAAAAACGAGTACGTGAAGCGCGCCCGCGTGTACCTGACCAGCCAGAACCTGTTCACCATCACCAAGTACCGCGGCATCGACCCGGAGATGAACCTGGGCGGCCTCACGCCCGGCCTCGACAACAACAACTTCTACCCCAAAACCCGCTCCTACGTGCTGGGCGTGAACCTGGAATTCTAA
- a CDS encoding FecR family protein: MKPSDSRFRRLPSRLQRYLRSRLTSQQAEQQREQWLDALVAATPDDDALINPEAEAARRARILAGIQARTQPAARVFPLWPALRVAAVLVPLLLLGAGWWLCRSAPDELRYATGVGEQREVVLPDSSHVWLRPRSELTCATRFGAVRDVQLRGEAFFAVTKRPEQPFVVRTGKVAVKVLGTSFLVKAYPQLPATTVLVRTGRVQVARQNTVLGVLHPHDQLVYNSTNQQRTVTHNEYTDALPTSQLLTFAQASLPEILLLLENYYPVQFQVQPEVPAVALSGTLDSKLSADQITDVLNVLLQRYHLRITKLSATTYRVE; encoded by the coding sequence ATGAAGCCCTCAGATTCCCGCTTCCGTCGTCTGCCTTCTCGCCTGCAACGCTACCTACGAAGCCGCCTCACTTCGCAACAAGCCGAGCAGCAACGAGAGCAGTGGCTGGATGCGCTGGTAGCTGCTACCCCCGACGATGACGCGCTCATCAACCCGGAGGCAGAGGCGGCACGGCGGGCACGGATTCTGGCGGGAATCCAGGCCCGCACTCAGCCGGCGGCTCGGGTCTTTCCGCTGTGGCCGGCCCTGCGGGTGGCGGCGGTGCTGGTGCCGTTGCTACTGTTGGGCGCTGGCTGGTGGCTGTGTCGCTCGGCACCGGACGAGCTGCGCTACGCCACGGGGGTAGGGGAGCAGCGCGAAGTGGTGCTGCCCGACAGCAGCCACGTGTGGCTGCGGCCACGCTCGGAGCTGACGTGTGCGACCCGCTTTGGGGCTGTGCGCGACGTGCAACTGCGGGGCGAAGCGTTTTTTGCCGTCACGAAAAGACCTGAGCAGCCCTTTGTGGTGCGCACGGGGAAAGTGGCGGTGAAGGTGCTGGGCACGTCCTTCCTGGTGAAGGCCTATCCCCAGCTTCCGGCTACCACCGTGCTGGTGCGCACCGGCCGGGTGCAGGTAGCCCGCCAGAATACCGTGCTGGGCGTGTTGCATCCGCACGATCAGCTTGTATATAACTCAACTAATCAGCAACGCACAGTCACCCACAACGAGTACACCGACGCCCTGCCTACCAGCCAGCTGCTGACGTTTGCGCAAGCCTCCTTGCCCGAAATCCTGCTGCTGCTGGAAAACTACTACCCCGTTCAGTTTCAGGTGCAGCCCGAGGTGCCGGCTGTTGCCCTCTCGGGTACACTTGATTCCAAGCTTTCTGCCGACCAGATTACCGACGTGCTCAACGTGCTTTTGCAACGCTACCACTTGCGCATCACCAAGCTTTCGGCCACTACCTACCGGGTAGAGTAA
- the pafA gene encoding alkaline phosphatase PafA, translating into MLRKLLLSALLLGSAPALLAQGTKKPKLMVGIMVDQMRADYLPRYLDQMGNDGFKRLLREGFECRNTHYNYIPTVTGPGHSSVYTGTTPRYHGIVGNSWYDRRLRHDVYCTDDTTVQLVGTTTKSMGVSARNQLSTTLGDEMKMVSNGRSKVIALSLKDRASALPAGHMADGAFWFDINTGNFISSTYYMQALPKWVVDFNAQKKADYYRQQTWTPLRGPEAYLNSVADSNAYEKIFKGKTAATFPYELGKLAPQNPPAYETVNVSPFGDNLLTDLALAALANTDLGRDDVSDLLAISYSSPDAVGHTFGPLSKEENDLYLRLDLEIARLLQALDKTVGKGNYTIFLTADHGASEVPKYLAQHHAPSGAQHHATLNQGAAAYLTQQLGPGQWIETERNNMYYLNRPLIASRKLELARVQDLLADYLRDQDGIAQVNTTTQLLTSSTGAFLEEKLQNGLYYKRFGDVRFELEPGWTWELGVGATHGSGYLYDSHVPLLWFGAGITPGVSYEPHTITDIAPTAAMLVESKLPSACTGEPIVEVLSSKSTKKRR; encoded by the coding sequence AAAAAGCCTAAGCTGATGGTGGGCATTATGGTCGACCAGATGCGGGCCGACTACCTACCCCGCTACCTCGACCAGATGGGCAACGACGGCTTCAAACGCCTCCTGCGCGAGGGGTTTGAGTGCCGCAACACTCACTACAACTACATTCCCACGGTGACGGGACCCGGCCACTCCTCGGTGTACACGGGCACCACGCCCCGCTACCACGGCATTGTGGGCAACTCCTGGTACGACCGACGCCTGCGCCACGATGTGTACTGCACCGACGATACCACCGTGCAGCTAGTGGGTACTACCACCAAGAGCATGGGCGTATCGGCGCGCAACCAGTTGAGTACTACCCTCGGTGACGAGATGAAAATGGTATCCAATGGCCGCAGCAAGGTCATTGCGCTGTCGTTGAAAGACCGGGCGTCGGCGCTGCCAGCCGGGCACATGGCCGATGGCGCTTTCTGGTTCGACATCAATACTGGCAACTTCATTTCCAGCACCTACTACATGCAGGCGCTACCGAAGTGGGTAGTCGATTTCAACGCCCAGAAAAAGGCCGACTACTACCGCCAGCAAACCTGGACGCCCTTGCGCGGCCCCGAAGCCTACCTCAACAGCGTGGCCGATTCCAACGCCTACGAAAAGATATTCAAAGGCAAAACGGCCGCTACTTTTCCCTATGAGCTAGGCAAGTTGGCGCCCCAGAACCCGCCGGCCTATGAGACGGTCAACGTCTCGCCCTTCGGCGACAACCTGCTCACTGACCTGGCGTTGGCTGCTCTCGCCAACACTGATTTGGGCCGTGACGACGTGTCCGATCTGCTAGCCATCAGCTATTCCAGCCCCGATGCCGTGGGTCATACTTTCGGGCCGCTATCCAAGGAAGAAAACGACCTGTACCTGCGCCTCGACCTGGAAATTGCGCGCCTGCTGCAAGCCCTCGACAAAACCGTGGGCAAGGGCAACTACACCATCTTCCTGACCGCCGACCACGGCGCCAGCGAAGTACCCAAATACCTGGCTCAGCACCACGCACCCAGCGGTGCACAGCACCACGCCACCCTCAACCAGGGCGCGGCCGCCTATCTCACCCAGCAGTTAGGGCCGGGCCAGTGGATTGAGACGGAGCGCAACAACATGTACTACCTCAACCGGCCGCTCATTGCCAGCCGCAAGTTGGAATTGGCCCGCGTGCAGGACCTCTTGGCCGACTACCTCCGCGACCAAGACGGTATTGCCCAGGTAAACACGACCACGCAGCTCCTTACCAGCAGCACCGGCGCCTTCCTCGAAGAAAAACTCCAGAATGGTCTCTACTACAAGCGTTTCGGTGACGTGCGCTTTGAGCTGGAACCGGGCTGGACCTGGGAGCTAGGGGTAGGAGCCACCCACGGCTCGGGCTACCTCTACGACAGCCACGTGCCCCTGCTGTGGTTCGGAGCCGGCATCACGCCCGGTGTCAGCTACGAGCCGCACACCATCACGGATATTGCCCCCACAGCTGCTATGCTGGTGGAAAGCAAGCTGCCCAGCGCCTGCACCGGCGAGCCTATCGTGGAGGTACTGAGTTCTAAATCCACTAAAAAACGCCGGTAG